The Zingiber officinale cultivar Zhangliang chromosome 10A, Zo_v1.1, whole genome shotgun sequence genome contains a region encoding:
- the LOC122026309 gene encoding AP2-like ethylene-responsive transcription factor AIL1, producing MEVNDWLGFSLSSSRGEVEEDELHGSGEGGNGEEVGLTTGTDPPVNPLVLMPLNSDASVSLMEPPLRHPPASDWKYDVIASPIHDEQGPKFEDFLGSYSGNPNGEHQSLQQQQPISQFHDLYYHHSSGVDGINVNIPPSITSTEITPAAEKGEVGYPYIHCFHQHHHHPHQSFDDRITPKPAFLIANANQSSTTSSIYNLGMESSTSISSMKSWLRQHQYVPDNRKLNKASESQSLSLSMGPGFQTCSHEIVLPTEESLPEATTDLNCLNGKSSAHELVPRKSIETFGQRTSQYRGVTRHRWTGRYEAHLWDNTCRREGQTRKGRQVYLGGYDKEEKAARAYDLAALKYWGPTTHTNFPLSTYENQLGEMKNMTRQEFIASLRRKSSGFSRGASVYRGVTRHHQHGRWQARIGRVAGNKDLYLGTFSTQEEAAEAYDIAAIKFRGPNAVTNFDISNYNVKRICTSSHLIGGDLTKRPPKETTPTSSDQMTIAEPPNSGPNEMLWNSKAYYAPDPLLSDAPPEVSPSVRNNHNSSDDKAETFTHDVSYHGGYRDYSPAYFCPAAMKFEYGDGSNTANWRVATARPSEVVTVNQFPMFAVLND from the exons ATGGAGGTGAACGACTGGCTTGGCTTCTCCTTGTCTTCCAGCAGGGGAGAAGTTGAGGAAGATGAGTTGCATGGGAGTGGAGAGGGAGGGAATGGTGAGGAGGTGGGGCTTACTACTGGCACTGACCCTCCTGTCAATCCTCTTGTTCTTATGCCTCTGAATTCTGATGCCTCCGTTTCCCTCATGGAACCACCCTTGAGGCATCCCCCTGCTTCAG ACTGGAAATATGATGTAATTGCCAGCCCTATCCATGATGAACAAGGGCCAAAGTTTGAGGATTTCTTGGGTAGCTACTCAGGGAATCCCAATGGTGAGCACCAATCCCTGCAACAACAGCAGCCCATCTCGCAGTTCCACGACTTGTATTATCACCACAGCTCGGGCGTAGATGGAATCAATGTTAACATTCCCCCTTCAATCACCTCCACCGAGATAACACCGGCAGCAGAAAAAGGCGAAGTGGGATACCCCTATATTCACTGCTTCCACCAGCACCACCACCACCCTCACCAATCGTTTGATGATCGAATCACCCCCAAGCCGGCGTTCCTCATTGCAAATGCTAACCAAAGCTCCACTACAAGTTCCATCTATAATTTAGGAATGGAAAGTTCAACCTCCATTTCTAGCATGAAATCATGGCTACGGCAACACCAATATGTACCGGATAATAGGAAACTGAACAAGGCAAGTGAGTCCCAATCATTAAGCCTCTCTATGGGCCCTGGTTTTCAGACTTGTTCTCATGAAATTGTTCTGCCCACTGAGGAATCTTTGCCGGAAGCCACCACCGATCTCAATTGTTTGAATGGAAAATCATCAGCCCATGAACTGGTTCCTCGCAAGTCTATTGAGACTTTCGGGCAAAGAACCTCACAGTATAGGGGAGTGACAAG GCATAGATGGACTGGAAGATATGAAGCCCACCTGTGGGACAACACATGTAGAAGGGAAGGTCAAACAAGAAAAGGAAGGCAAG TTTATCTTG GAGGGTATGACAAGGAAGAAAAGGCGGCAAGGGCATATGATTTGGCTGCACTCAAGTATTGGGGGCCAACAACTCACACAAATTTTCCG CTGAGCACCTATGAGAATCAGCTTGGAGAGATGAAGAACATGACCCGTCAAGAGTTCATTGCCAGTCTTCGAAG GAAGAGCAGTGGCTTCTCGAGAGGGGCATCGGTTTATAGAGGAGTGACAAG GCACCACCAGCATGGGAGATGGCAAGCTAGAATCGGAAGAGTCGCAGGCAACAAGGACTTGTACCTTGGCACTTTCA GCACTCAAGAGGAGGCTGCAGAAGCCTACGACATCGCCGCCATCAAGTTCAGGGGGCCAAATGCAGTGACGAACTTTGACATCAGCAACTACAATGTCAAGCGCATTTGCACGAGTTCCCACTTAATCGGTGGCGACCTCACTAAACGACCACCAAAAGAAACCACTCCCACATCGTCTGATCAGATGACCATTGCTGAGCCTCCAAACTCAGGTCCGAATGAAATGCTGTGGAATTCAAAGGCCTACTATGCTCCTGACCCTTTACTGTCAGATGCTCCACCTGAAGTTTCACCTTCAGTGAGAAATAACCATAACTCTTCAGATGACAAGGCAGAAACCTTTACACACGATGTATCCTACCATGGTGGTTACAGAGATTACTCTCCGGCATACTTCTGCCCGGCCGCGATGAAGTTTGAGTACGGGGACGGTAGCAACACAGCAAATTGGAGAGTGGCAACTGCTAGGCCTTCGGAGGTTGTAACGGTCAATCAATTTCCAATGTTTGCCGTGTTGAACGATTGA